From Fibrobacter sp. UWR3, one genomic window encodes:
- a CDS encoding carbon-nitrogen hydrolase: MSKIKVATLQGKWTGDFDSNNAWYVEQARALKGKGYDLVVLPELFHTPYFPFEENADFFDLAIEKDHPIVGQWQSIAKELNAVVVFPFFEKRARGIYHNSAFVFERDGSIAGLYRKSHIPDDPAFYEKYYFIPGDTGFEPIKTSAGTLGVLICWDQWFPEAARIMSLKGADVLIYPTAIGWMDSEPEEIYPRQQDSWTTVMRGHAIANRTFVVAANRIGTEGHLTFWGTSFVAAPDGYFIEKCSPDFLGVSTVEIDLAETEENRRWWPHFRDRRIDLYGDILKIWCEK, encoded by the coding sequence ATGAGCAAGATTAAGGTCGCAACTTTGCAAGGCAAGTGGACAGGCGATTTCGACAGCAACAACGCCTGGTATGTGGAACAGGCCCGCGCCCTCAAGGGCAAGGGCTACGACCTGGTGGTTCTGCCGGAACTCTTCCACACGCCCTACTTCCCCTTCGAGGAAAACGCGGACTTCTTTGACCTCGCTATCGAAAAGGACCACCCGATTGTGGGCCAATGGCAGTCCATCGCCAAAGAACTGAACGCCGTGGTGGTGTTCCCGTTCTTCGAAAAGCGCGCCCGCGGCATCTACCACAATTCCGCCTTCGTGTTCGAACGCGACGGCAGCATCGCCGGCCTCTACCGCAAGAGCCACATTCCCGACGATCCCGCCTTCTACGAGAAATACTACTTCATCCCGGGTGATACGGGTTTCGAGCCCATCAAGACATCTGCAGGTACGCTCGGCGTGCTCATCTGCTGGGACCAGTGGTTCCCGGAAGCCGCCCGCATCATGAGCCTCAAGGGCGCAGACGTACTCATCTACCCCACGGCCATTGGCTGGATGGATAGCGAGCCCGAGGAAATCTACCCGCGCCAGCAGGACAGCTGGACAACCGTCATGCGCGGGCACGCGATTGCCAACCGCACGTTCGTGGTGGCGGCTAACCGCATCGGCACCGAAGGACACCTCACGTTCTGGGGCACAAGCTTCGTTGCCGCTCCCGATGGATACTTCATCGAGAAATGCTCGCCCGATTTTCTCGGAGTCTCTACCGTAGAAATCGACCTCGCCGAAACCGAGGAAAACCGCCGCTGGTGGCCGCACTTCCGCGACCGCCGCATCGACCTCTATGGCGACATTCTCAAGATCTGGTGCGAAAAATAG
- a CDS encoding proline--tRNA ligase, with protein MKLSKYFYVTLRETPSDATMPSHIFLMRGGYIKPVSTGIYSMMPMGFRVIQKIVNIIREEMNKIGGIEVDLPVVQTAELWSESGRYQAIGEELLRFKDRNNHNMVLAMTHEEAMTDLVRYVLNSYKQLPVMLYQFKTKYRDEARARGGLIRVREFLMKDAYSFHTSQEDLDRHYQEEYDAYLRIYRRVGIEPVVVQSDTGIMGGKVAHEFMLDTPNGEDYLILCKKCGYQANREIAKFQRVPFKGDENATLEKVATPNSESIEEITKFLNVPAESTAKCVFFDFEGKLITVVVPGNLDVSEIKLHNLLKAKELYPAEDSLIKACGMVPGFASPINSHDTRIIVDEAIADSFDLVTGANEEGFHFKHCNPKRDFPKFEVADIAEASEVCKCPCCGELLTETRGIEMGNIFKLGTKFSESMGAKFLTAEKTTAPAIMGCYGIGVGRLMASVVENSHDDFGPIWPKSIAPFQVEIVPIGKEAELLELAEKFEKELEAAGIDVLVDDRDERPGVKFKDADLWGSPVRIAIGKKGLANGEVEWKFRNEKEFSMVKVEDVVAKAKEYFEK; from the coding sequence ATGAAACTCTCGAAGTACTTCTATGTGACGCTCCGCGAAACGCCGAGCGACGCCACCATGCCCTCCCACATCTTCTTGATGCGCGGCGGCTACATCAAGCCCGTTTCTACCGGTATCTATTCCATGATGCCGATGGGCTTCCGCGTGATCCAGAAGATCGTGAACATCATCCGCGAAGAAATGAACAAGATTGGCGGTATCGAAGTGGACCTGCCGGTGGTGCAGACCGCTGAACTCTGGAGCGAATCGGGCCGTTACCAGGCCATCGGCGAAGAACTCCTGCGCTTCAAGGACCGCAACAACCACAACATGGTGCTCGCCATGACCCACGAAGAAGCCATGACCGACCTCGTGCGCTACGTGCTCAACAGCTACAAGCAGCTCCCGGTGATGCTCTACCAGTTCAAGACCAAGTACCGTGACGAAGCCCGTGCCCGCGGCGGCCTTATCCGCGTCCGCGAATTCCTGATGAAGGATGCCTACAGCTTCCATACCAGCCAGGAAGACCTCGACCGTCACTACCAGGAAGAATACGACGCCTACCTGCGCATCTACCGTCGCGTGGGCATTGAACCGGTGGTGGTGCAGAGCGATACGGGCATTATGGGCGGTAAGGTCGCTCATGAATTCATGCTCGATACTCCGAACGGCGAAGACTACTTGATTCTTTGTAAGAAGTGCGGCTACCAGGCAAACCGCGAAATCGCGAAGTTCCAGCGCGTGCCGTTCAAGGGCGATGAAAACGCAACGCTTGAAAAGGTCGCCACGCCGAACAGCGAAAGCATCGAAGAAATCACCAAGTTCCTGAACGTGCCTGCCGAATCTACCGCCAAGTGCGTGTTCTTCGACTTCGAAGGCAAGCTCATCACGGTGGTTGTTCCGGGCAACCTCGACGTTTCCGAAATCAAGCTTCACAACTTGCTGAAGGCCAAAGAACTTTACCCTGCCGAAGACAGCCTCATCAAAGCCTGCGGCATGGTTCCGGGCTTTGCATCCCCGATTAATTCTCACGACACTCGCATCATTGTCGATGAAGCGATTGCCGATTCCTTCGACCTCGTGACGGGTGCCAACGAAGAAGGCTTCCACTTCAAGCATTGCAACCCGAAGCGCGACTTCCCGAAGTTCGAAGTGGCGGACATTGCCGAAGCTTCCGAAGTCTGCAAGTGCCCCTGCTGCGGCGAACTCCTCACCGAGACCCGCGGTATCGAAATGGGCAACATCTTCAAGCTCGGCACCAAGTTCTCCGAATCCATGGGCGCGAAGTTCCTCACCGCCGAAAAGACCACCGCTCCCGCCATCATGGGCTGCTACGGTATCGGCGTAGGCCGCCTGATGGCATCCGTCGTGGAAAACAGCCACGATGACTTCGGACCGATTTGGCCCAAGTCCATCGCCCCGTTCCAGGTGGAAATCGTCCCCATCGGCAAGGAAGCTGAACTCTTGGAACTCGCTGAAAAGTTCGAAAAGGAACTCGAAGCCGCCGGCATCGACGTGCTCGTGGACGACCGCGACGAACGCCCGGGCGTCAAATTCAAGGACGCCGACTTGTGGGGTTCTCCGGTGCGCATCGCCATCGGCAAGAAGGGCCTCGCCAACGGCGAAGTCGAATGGAAGTTCCGCAACGAGAAGGAATTCTCCATGGTCAAGGTGGAAGACGTTGTCGCCAAGGCGAAGGAGTATTTCGAAAAGTAA
- a CDS encoding glycosyltransferase: MARIAIVLATYNGARYLPQMLDSLVSQERRADIVFAIDDGSSDSTPEILRNYASKLPICLEALPHNTGHRAAFSAALEIARKELSPDDLIALADQDDIWLPQKLRLLENAIENSPNKPSLILGDAEVIDGEGKLIYPSWRKVAHIATSEPFKTRIAGTNNVTGCLSLFRASLLDKILPIPEAVGVHDAWIGLLAAKNGGIACIDTPVIQYRLHNSNAVGLGNRYTFDETCKKQIAWSALICEKSDSLGLTPDEKRFARALHLYWKKRAKYPFLPCSLAFLARNREFLFPQKDGRLKKVLFSMLGAPAVHLLFGKDK, encoded by the coding sequence ATGGCAAGAATCGCAATCGTCCTCGCGACATACAACGGCGCACGGTATCTCCCACAGATGCTCGATTCCCTCGTCTCGCAAGAGCGCAGGGCCGACATCGTCTTTGCCATCGACGACGGTTCAAGCGATTCCACTCCCGAAATATTGCGCAATTACGCCTCCAAACTGCCCATCTGCCTGGAAGCGCTACCCCATAATACGGGCCACCGGGCAGCATTCTCCGCGGCACTCGAAATTGCACGGAAGGAACTTTCCCCCGATGACCTTATCGCGCTTGCCGACCAGGACGACATTTGGCTTCCGCAGAAATTACGCCTGCTCGAAAACGCCATCGAGAACAGCCCGAACAAGCCATCGCTCATCCTGGGCGATGCCGAAGTAATCGACGGCGAAGGCAAGCTGATTTACCCCTCCTGGCGGAAAGTGGCCCACATCGCGACAAGCGAGCCGTTCAAGACGCGCATCGCGGGCACGAACAACGTGACAGGGTGCCTATCCCTTTTCCGCGCATCGCTTCTCGATAAGATTCTGCCCATTCCAGAGGCCGTGGGCGTTCATGACGCCTGGATAGGGCTACTTGCGGCAAAGAACGGGGGCATCGCCTGCATCGATACGCCTGTCATACAATACAGGCTTCACAACTCCAACGCCGTCGGGCTAGGCAACCGCTACACTTTCGACGAGACCTGCAAAAAGCAAATCGCGTGGAGCGCCCTCATTTGCGAGAAGTCCGATTCGCTCGGCCTCACGCCCGACGAAAAGCGCTTCGCCCGCGCACTACACCTCTACTGGAAAAAACGTGCAAAATACCCCTTCCTCCCCTGCTCACTAGCGTTTCTTGCCCGCAACAGAGAGTTTCTGTTCCCGCAAAAAGACGGAAGGCTCAAAAAGGTTCTATTTTCAATGCTGGGCGCACCCGCAGTCCACCTGCTATTCGGAAAAGACAAATGA
- a CDS encoding Rpn family recombination-promoting nuclease/putative transposase, protein MEQEDFVPDYAQISRDIWIQQTYEEIKKRTYLDPLYDAAFKAFLSDEQALISFLNGVFQLEGDNRITAVTIKNTEVNILFPQVKTFRLDIRATTSTGFSINVEMQKAKHSRFIERILLQHSAFMLQSKHEWDQEFFKEPARELTDEERALREASRYEIPPTFAIWICDFYLEKQSGYRGTWAIRNEQGLTLSEKVKYILYDLTQFSKKREEINTAEDRWLYLLKNAGSSDDLPDFDDGVIAKAIKRLLVGTASEKLLKEQAKNMVMTEEELDYLASLKVRARAEGKAEGLAEGIAEGKAEGKTEGHADALSVFEKLGVPPEKIAEAKAMLSAKKNELPK, encoded by the coding sequence ATGGAACAGGAAGACTTTGTTCCCGACTACGCACAGATTTCCCGTGATATCTGGATCCAGCAGACCTACGAAGAAATCAAGAAGCGCACCTATCTCGACCCGCTCTACGACGCCGCATTCAAGGCTTTTCTGAGCGACGAGCAGGCGCTTATCAGTTTCTTGAACGGAGTGTTCCAGCTGGAAGGCGACAACCGTATCACCGCCGTCACCATCAAGAATACGGAAGTGAACATCCTCTTTCCGCAGGTCAAGACGTTCAGGCTCGACATTCGCGCCACGACTTCGACCGGATTCAGCATCAATGTGGAAATGCAGAAGGCGAAGCACAGCCGCTTCATCGAACGCATCCTTTTGCAGCACAGCGCATTCATGCTCCAGAGCAAGCACGAATGGGACCAGGAATTCTTCAAGGAACCCGCGAGGGAACTCACCGACGAGGAGCGCGCTCTGCGCGAAGCCTCCCGGTACGAAATTCCGCCCACCTTCGCCATCTGGATTTGCGATTTTTACCTGGAAAAGCAGTCCGGATACCGCGGCACCTGGGCAATCCGCAACGAGCAGGGCTTGACGCTTTCTGAAAAGGTTAAGTATATTTTGTACGACCTGACGCAGTTCAGCAAGAAACGCGAAGAAATCAACACCGCCGAGGACCGCTGGCTCTACCTGCTCAAGAACGCAGGTTCGTCCGACGACCTCCCCGATTTCGACGACGGTGTTATCGCGAAAGCGATCAAGCGCCTCCTTGTGGGAACAGCATCGGAAAAACTCCTGAAGGAACAGGCAAAGAACATGGTGATGACGGAAGAAGAACTGGACTATCTGGCCTCGCTGAAGGTCCGCGCCCGTGCGGAGGGCAAGGCCGAAGGCTTGGCTGAAGGCATTGCTGAAGGCAAGGCAGAAGGCAAAACGGAAGGCCACGCAGACGCTCTCAGCGTGTTTGAAAAACTGGGCGTTCCTCCGGAAAAAATCGCCGAAGCCAAAGCCATGCTTTCGGCAAAGAAAAATGAATTACCCAAATAA
- a CDS encoding polymorphic toxin type 50 domain-containing protein — protein sequence MYISPIAPTAENLPEEPTDYYVIPDGEKFVGFYVNSAGSFLFIGEFMAIDNRIERARARGLYTDHELNVLWPKFLTEKASKRINSECQKKHITGTKTFENYDKSSKEKGFAGAAYFNSDIDVYGLVNQSIGTGLVVFSKAEFVKEELVQFDKEIGYAGSEKFVRTNVLSIRYANKGIHATPVHPSKYKDTINFLKKREILINDQKRKNIGNLPAVRHHQPVRVFRCFYTNIQSFLRKVKILLKKLKKRKKSPQSVEDSETTS from the coding sequence TTGTATATTTCTCCCATCGCGCCAACGGCAGAGAACCTGCCCGAAGAGCCGACCGATTATTATGTGATTCCCGATGGCGAGAAATTCGTCGGGTTTTATGTAAATTCGGCCGGCTCTTTTTTGTTTATAGGAGAATTCATGGCAATAGACAACCGGATAGAACGAGCCCGCGCTAGAGGTCTATATACCGATCATGAACTTAACGTGCTATGGCCAAAGTTTTTAACAGAAAAAGCATCCAAGCGTATCAACTCTGAATGTCAGAAAAAACATATCACGGGCACAAAAACATTTGAAAATTACGACAAAAGTTCAAAAGAAAAAGGATTTGCCGGTGCTGCATATTTCAATTCTGACATTGATGTTTATGGCCTTGTAAACCAATCTATCGGAACAGGCTTGGTTGTTTTTAGCAAGGCTGAATTTGTAAAAGAAGAATTAGTTCAATTTGATAAAGAAATCGGCTACGCGGGAAGCGAAAAATTCGTAAGAACAAATGTTCTATCAATTCGGTATGCAAACAAAGGCATTCACGCAACTCCCGTTCATCCGTCAAAATACAAAGACACTATTAATTTTCTAAAAAAACGGGAAATACTCATTAACGACCAAAAAAGAAAAAACATCGGTAACCTTCCTGCAGTCCGGCATCACCAGCCGGTGCGTGTTTTCCGATGCTTTTACACTAATATACAATCTTTTCTCCGAAAAGTCAAGATACTCCTGAAAAAACTCAAAAAACGCAAAAAGAGCCCACAGTCCGTGGAAGATAGCGAGACAACATCGTAA
- a CDS encoding agmatine deiminase family protein codes for MTKAVRYPAEWEDQKATWLAFPHNEQNWYGERGVKIRKFYIDLIRTISDFQPVNLLVPSKKFLTDAEMEMLQSPGFPVTLLNIKTDDIWIRDYGPFFVKQGKRTIVSETQFNAWGAKFPPWKNDNQIPARIMKATGYGKGASVPFIFEGGAIEVNGDGLGITTLDCLVGKNRNKPEDMSKIIKAICEMLGLKSLLILPHGLNGDHTDGHIDNVARFIAKDKVVIAWDKGMKSKNAQVLSEAKYLIETWLKAFYAKNAVVETLPLPPQRKLSDGQILPASYMNFIFVNGGLIYPKYKCKNDAVAQKFFEKAFPDRIVIGIDSRTVIEEGGSLHCMSKHESR; via the coding sequence ATGACAAAAGCAGTCCGATATCCCGCCGAATGGGAAGACCAGAAGGCCACATGGCTCGCCTTCCCGCACAACGAGCAGAACTGGTACGGTGAACGCGGTGTAAAAATCCGCAAGTTCTACATCGACCTCATCCGCACCATCAGCGACTTCCAGCCGGTGAACCTTCTCGTGCCAAGCAAGAAATTCCTTACCGACGCAGAAATGGAAATGCTCCAGAGCCCGGGTTTCCCCGTCACGCTTTTGAACATCAAGACCGACGACATCTGGATTCGCGACTACGGGCCGTTCTTCGTGAAGCAGGGCAAGAGAACAATCGTTTCCGAGACGCAGTTCAACGCCTGGGGCGCAAAGTTCCCGCCGTGGAAAAACGACAACCAGATTCCGGCAAGAATCATGAAGGCCACCGGCTACGGCAAAGGTGCAAGCGTCCCGTTTATTTTTGAAGGCGGCGCAATCGAGGTGAACGGAGACGGGCTCGGCATCACGACACTAGACTGCCTCGTGGGCAAAAACCGCAACAAGCCCGAGGACATGTCGAAAATCATCAAGGCGATATGCGAGATGCTTGGCCTCAAGAGCCTGCTGATTCTCCCCCACGGCCTCAACGGCGACCACACCGACGGCCACATCGACAACGTGGCCCGATTCATCGCTAAGGACAAGGTCGTCATCGCCTGGGACAAGGGCATGAAATCGAAGAACGCGCAGGTACTTTCCGAGGCAAAATACCTCATCGAAACCTGGCTCAAGGCCTTCTACGCCAAGAACGCCGTCGTTGAGACTCTCCCGCTCCCACCGCAGCGCAAGCTCAGCGACGGGCAGATTCTCCCGGCAAGCTACATGAACTTCATTTTCGTGAACGGCGGGTTAATTTACCCGAAATACAAGTGCAAGAACGATGCTGTCGCGCAGAAGTTCTTCGAGAAGGCTTTCCCCGACCGAATCGTGATAGGAATCGACAGCCGTACCGTAATCGAGGAAGGCGGCAGCCTGCACTGCATGAGCAAGCACGAGAGCCGCTAA
- a CDS encoding collagen-like protein, whose product MAAEKHYFQFFNKLLVLIAVALSFCMVACSGADGKDGIAGADGRDGRDGLAGTNGKDGTPGVDGKDGAPGANGKDAVVNIDSLADAIRKEISGSLWDSVKTAPNIDTVYKNLFDQAFGEAWMDSTRQAIIDSLYAESYMDSVNGDLFGKAFGKEWMDSVRQTLIDSLYAESYVDSVYKNSFDSAFSEAWIDSARQALIDSLKEADYDSLYNKLYDSVYSDIYRQSVIRTLYAKDDGMDEIYGAYANQYSLMYKDFPIADENGDSIIIQSPFPIFIYDSCDVLSESCNQKKIMVKTWISGYTDTITATGVVKPHSRLILSPSFKFNDNALYALSAPKQTLRHIEAYALENNCKMLFYTESKPVTIHPMQIFSTKAIPDKRLWIGAWVTPMADSITKIVDEVAKKLPNGELKVYQKYGQDESIEMSTYRVVKAVFEVLQSRNIKYVENNGAASLGQRVNYPVETLRKRQGICIETAVLFASVLERLGLLAYVIFIPSHAFVGWIENPLGDDLSFVETTMIGNTSWTFYDAVQEGIRHYYDPLGDESYEMDSTFSVPIYRLRELGLMPNNIP is encoded by the coding sequence ATGGCTGCGGAAAAACATTACTTCCAGTTCTTCAATAAACTCCTAGTTTTGATTGCGGTGGCTCTAAGCTTTTGTATGGTCGCCTGTTCGGGTGCCGATGGCAAGGATGGAATTGCTGGTGCCGACGGTCGCGATGGAAGAGACGGACTAGCAGGTACAAATGGTAAGGATGGAACACCGGGTGTTGATGGTAAAGATGGTGCCCCTGGTGCAAACGGAAAAGATGCTGTTGTGAATATTGATTCTCTCGCCGACGCAATTCGAAAAGAAATCTCTGGTTCTCTTTGGGACAGTGTGAAAACAGCTCCCAATATCGATACAGTCTACAAAAATCTTTTCGACCAGGCTTTCGGCGAGGCCTGGATGGATTCGACCCGACAGGCGATTATTGACAGCCTTTATGCTGAATCCTATATGGATTCGGTCAATGGCGACCTTTTTGGAAAGGCCTTTGGTAAAGAATGGATGGACTCTGTTCGCCAGACTCTCATTGACAGTCTTTATGCGGAATCTTATGTTGACTCGGTTTATAAAAATAGTTTTGACAGTGCGTTTAGCGAAGCATGGATTGATTCTGCGCGTCAGGCATTGATTGATAGCCTTAAAGAAGCGGACTATGATTCGCTTTATAATAAACTCTATGACAGTGTTTATAGTGATATTTACAGACAAAGTGTAATTAGGACTTTGTATGCTAAAGATGATGGCATGGATGAAATCTATGGTGCATACGCAAATCAGTATTCGCTAATGTATAAGGATTTTCCTATTGCTGATGAAAATGGTGACTCAATAATAATTCAATCACCATTTCCTATTTTCATCTATGATTCGTGTGATGTTTTATCAGAGAGTTGTAACCAAAAGAAAATAATGGTAAAGACATGGATTTCTGGTTATACTGATACGATAACTGCGACAGGTGTTGTTAAACCTCATTCTAGGCTAATTCTTTCTCCGTCGTTTAAATTTAATGATAATGCATTGTATGCTTTGTCTGCACCAAAACAGACTTTACGACATATAGAAGCTTATGCCCTTGAAAATAATTGTAAGATGCTGTTCTATACAGAGTCTAAGCCTGTGACTATACACCCGATGCAGATCTTTTCGACCAAAGCAATACCTGATAAAAGATTGTGGATAGGAGCTTGGGTAACTCCGATGGCGGATTCTATAACGAAGATTGTTGATGAAGTTGCAAAAAAACTACCCAATGGTGAACTCAAGGTTTATCAAAAATACGGACAAGATGAATCAATTGAGATGAGTACTTATCGTGTGGTTAAAGCTGTTTTTGAAGTCCTTCAGTCACGAAATATTAAGTATGTCGAAAATAATGGCGCAGCAAGTCTAGGTCAAAGAGTTAATTATCCTGTTGAAACGCTCCGAAAAAGACAAGGAATATGTATTGAAACCGCTGTGCTCTTTGCATCAGTATTAGAACGTCTGGGACTTCTTGCATATGTTATATTCATTCCTTCGCACGCTTTTGTTGGGTGGATTGAAAATCCTCTTGGTGATGATTTAAGTTTCGTTGAAACAACAATGATTGGTAATACAAGTTGGACATTTTATGATGCAGTTCAAGAAGGAATAAGGCATTATTACGATCCATTGGGGGATGAAAGTTATGAAATGGATTCAACTTTTAGCGTTCCCATTTATCGTCTTCGTGAATTAGGCTTGATGCCCAATAACATCCCATAA
- a CDS encoding glycosyltransferase, whose translation MAQKRKILFVCDKNERTSFGRLTMNLLDAVHDSFETHVLWLKTPKFFAGEAARMSASEPVADARGFTAHEIWAKSLYTGFFAFRAPLKKALREIAPDIVFFIRPELGFLVPVAKSACPSAREVMFVHDTFAETLYPHSIKFKLLNMFFVRGTLCADGYVYNSNWTRGEAAKYFGKKMADAPGKVIGCPIDSALFKAPETPVTQEERAAFRRKHGMRNFQGMCLNVSLDEPRKNIDTYFEMARLRPDVAFVRVGKFSERLRAIVNEKKLCNVFHFNEFSAQELREFYRHADLMVYPSFLEGFGLPPIEAIACGTPAVCARASAVAENLDGVCPLIAPADDAEAYARVLDRVLAGENVVNADAARKLLDYCSMKGFAERVLEFLETPG comes from the coding sequence ATGGCGCAGAAGCGCAAAATACTTTTTGTTTGTGACAAGAACGAACGCACGAGTTTTGGCCGTTTGACCATGAACTTGCTTGACGCCGTGCACGATTCGTTCGAAACGCATGTTCTCTGGCTTAAGACTCCGAAGTTTTTCGCAGGCGAGGCGGCAAGGATGTCTGCCTCGGAGCCGGTCGCGGATGCCCGTGGCTTCACGGCGCACGAAATTTGGGCGAAGTCGCTCTATACGGGATTTTTCGCCTTCCGGGCGCCATTGAAAAAGGCATTGCGAGAGATTGCTCCGGATATCGTGTTCTTTATTCGCCCCGAGCTCGGGTTCCTTGTGCCGGTCGCTAAGTCCGCATGCCCTTCGGCCCGCGAGGTAATGTTCGTGCACGATACGTTCGCCGAGACGCTCTACCCGCACAGCATAAAGTTCAAGCTTTTGAACATGTTCTTTGTACGCGGGACGCTCTGTGCGGACGGCTACGTTTACAATTCGAATTGGACGCGGGGCGAGGCGGCCAAGTATTTTGGCAAGAAGATGGCCGATGCGCCGGGGAAGGTGATTGGCTGCCCGATTGATTCAGCGTTGTTCAAGGCCCCGGAAACTCCCGTGACACAGGAGGAACGTGCCGCGTTCCGCAGGAAGCACGGTATGCGTAATTTTCAGGGCATGTGCCTGAATGTGAGCCTGGACGAGCCGCGCAAGAATATCGATACGTATTTCGAGATGGCGCGTCTGCGGCCCGATGTAGCATTTGTGCGCGTGGGCAAGTTCTCGGAGCGCTTGCGCGCGATAGTGAACGAGAAGAAACTCTGTAACGTGTTCCACTTCAATGAATTCAGCGCGCAGGAATTGCGGGAATTCTACCGCCACGCCGACCTGATGGTTTACCCGAGCTTTCTGGAAGGCTTCGGGCTTCCGCCTATCGAGGCGATAGCTTGCGGCACACCGGCGGTGTGCGCAAGGGCGTCGGCGGTCGCTGAAAACCTGGACGGAGTGTGTCCGCTGATAGCGCCCGCCGACGATGCGGAAGCCTATGCCCGCGTGCTGGACCGCGTACTTGCGGGCGAGAACGTCGTTAATGCAGATGCCGCCCGCAAGCTTCTGGATTACTGCTCCATGAAGGGCTTTGCGGAGCGCGTGCTCGAGTTCCTGGAAACTCCGGGTTGA
- the lysS gene encoding lysine--tRNA ligase, producing the protein MAMQDMNDQVQARLAKLAKFKEMGIEAYPHKFNRTHDSKMLKENKEALMASGEEVAFAGRVVRFNRKGKMCFMHLKDRYGRLQVVCARDEVGEENYEVVKMTDLGDFIGVNGFMFETQTGEYSVHVKKVTMLSKAVRPLPVAKEKVDENGNKVVFNEFADVDTRYRQRYIDMALNDDVKDVFIKRFKILQAIREYLIEKGFIEVETPTLQPIYGGANARPFTTHHNACDMTLYLRVAPELYLKRCIVGGMEKVFEFSKNFRNEGMDRTHSPEFTGLEFYEAYADYNDMMVHFENIYERACIAANGTTKIDYQGKVIDFKAPWPRYSMIEAIEKFGGLKVNEMSDDEIKAKMEELGGHLDGEFSRGRGILELFELTVEDKLIQPTIIKDMPTESTPLCKKHRTIDGLIEQFEPYANGWELGNAYTELNDPIRQRELLEDQVRRGRGGEGETHPMDENFMHAIESGLPPTGGVGFGIDRMVMLLTNQQTIRDVQLFPLMKPET; encoded by the coding sequence ATGGCAATGCAAGACATGAATGACCAGGTGCAGGCTCGTTTGGCGAAGCTTGCGAAGTTCAAGGAAATGGGCATCGAGGCCTATCCGCACAAGTTCAACCGCACGCACGATTCCAAGATGCTCAAGGAAAACAAGGAAGCCCTGATGGCATCGGGCGAGGAAGTCGCCTTCGCTGGTCGCGTGGTCCGTTTCAACCGCAAGGGAAAGATGTGCTTTATGCACCTGAAGGACCGCTATGGCCGCCTGCAGGTGGTTTGCGCCCGCGACGAGGTGGGCGAGGAGAACTACGAAGTCGTCAAGATGACCGACCTTGGTGACTTTATCGGCGTGAACGGCTTCATGTTCGAGACGCAGACGGGCGAGTACTCCGTGCACGTGAAGAAGGTGACGATGCTCAGTAAGGCAGTCCGCCCGCTTCCGGTCGCGAAGGAAAAGGTGGACGAGAACGGCAACAAGGTCGTGTTCAACGAATTTGCCGACGTGGATACCCGCTACCGCCAGCGTTACATCGACATGGCCTTGAACGACGACGTGAAGGACGTGTTCATCAAGCGCTTCAAGATTCTGCAGGCTATCCGCGAATACCTCATCGAGAAGGGCTTTATCGAGGTCGAGACCCCGACGCTCCAGCCGATTTACGGTGGCGCGAACGCCCGCCCGTTTACCACGCACCACAACGCCTGCGACATGACGCTCTACTTGCGCGTGGCCCCGGAACTCTACCTGAAGCGCTGCATCGTGGGCGGCATGGAAAAGGTTTTCGAGTTCAGCAAGAATTTCCGTAACGAAGGCATGGACCGCACGCACAGCCCGGAATTCACCGGCCTCGAGTTCTACGAAGCCTACGCCGACTACAACGACATGATGGTGCACTTCGAGAACATCTACGAACGCGCCTGCATTGCGGCGAACGGCACCACCAAGATTGACTACCAGGGGAAGGTTATCGACTTCAAGGCCCCGTGGCCTCGTTACAGCATGATCGAAGCTATCGAGAAGTTCGGCGGCCTGAAGGTCAATGAAATGAGCGACGACGAAATCAAGGCCAAGATGGAAGAGCTGGGCGGCCACCTGGACGGCGAATTCAGCCGCGGCCGCGGGATTCTCGAACTGTTCGAGCTCACCGTGGAAGACAAGCTCATCCAGCCGACCATCATCAAGGACATGCCGACCGAGAGCACCCCGCTCTGCAAGAAGCACCGTACCATCGATGGGCTCATCGAACAGTTCGAGCCGTACGCTAACGGATGGGAGCTGGGCAACGCCTATACCGAACTTAACGACCCCATCCGTCAGCGTGAGCTCCTGGAAGACCAGGTGCGCCGCGGCCGCGGTGGCGAAGGCGAAACGCACCCGATGGACGAGAACTTCATGCATGCCATCGAAAGTGGCCTGCCTCCTACGGGCGGCGTTGGCTTCGGTATCGACCGCATGGTCATGCTCCTCACGAACCAGCAGACCATCCGCGACGTTCAACTCTTCCCGCTGATGAAGCCGGAGACCTAA